aattgaaatttgtaggaataaaataaaatatttttattaattagtgcattttctaacgtgatgacAAATTTAATTAGATCCGGACTCAATATCTCTAATGAAAAACCGAAAGTCATgtattgatgataaaatttttttattggatgCAACGGTAATATTTCAGCAACTTTTATTCAACGGTAATATTTTCTGTCTTAACTAcaaacggtaatattttttgttttttctccaacggtaatattttttgttttttctctaacggtaactttttttgtcttctctcaaacggtaacatttttactCCTATGTCAGACGATAGTAGTAATTCCTCTATAAATATGCAAACTCAAGCCTCATTTCCTCTATACAAACCGAACTTCTATTGCATCCTTTCATCTCCTACTCCTTTCATCATATGGCTCGTACTTTCTTTCGCAAATTATTGACATACGTATCATCTGAAGATGAGAGTGATGTTCAAAACATGGAGGCGGATGGTCAGTCATCGAGGCGACGTGGCAATAGCCAACATCGTAAGTTTATTCGACGTGATCATGTTCAGGGACACGAGCGTCTATTTCGTGATTACTTTGCTGAAAATCCAGTGtatccctcgaatctatttcgaagGAGATTTCGGATGAGTCGTCCCCTATTTCTTCGTATTCTAAATGAAGTAGAGTGTAACGACCCGTACTTCgtccagagaagagataatgccaGCCGACTCGGTTTATCTTGTATGCAAAAAGTCACCGCAGCACTTAGAATGCTGGCGTATGgggttactggagattttatggatgaatacatacgtattggtgaaagcaccgCAATGGAGAGCCTAAAAAAATTTTCTGAGACAGTAGTAACTGTTTTCTCAGAAGAATATCTAAGGTCTCCAACTGCTAATGATATAGCCCGATTGCTTGCAGTTGGTGAACAACGAGGATTCCCAGGAATGCTGggaagcattgattgcatgcattggaagtggaaaaattgtcccgcagcttggaaaggtatgtactctggccacatccgtgaaccaactattattttagaagcagttgcttcatatgatctctggatatggcatgccttttttggtatgcccggttcacataacgatattaatgtgctagagagatcttttatttttacggaACTTGCCCAAGGGCGTGCTCCTCCAGTTAATTACACTATCAATGGCAACGACTATACTATGGGCTATTACCTTGCGGacggtatttatcccaagtggcgAACTTTTGTGAAGACCATTCCATCACCACGtggaaataagaagaaaaattttgtgaaagcacaagaatccgcaaggaaagatgtcgagcgtgcattcggggtacttcaacaacgatttgctatcattcgtGGACCTTCCCGAATGTTTAAAGTGAAGGAACTAACGAATATAATGAAAACatgtgttattctacataatatgatAATTGAAGACGAGCGTGATGATTGTGAGTGTCTGAACATTGaatatgatcaacttgatgataatCTCCCCGAATTGTCGCGCAATCATACAACTGAGCTTACAGACTTCATCCAGCGTCATCATGATATTAGAGACACCTCGGCACATCATCAGCTTCAAGAAGATCTAATCGAACATCAATGGCTTTTACATTCACAACATTAGTCAGGGTTGCTTTACCTTTTATTATTTCCTTAATGTAATTGGGCTCCTATGTTTAAGTTAATCGgatttgcatttgtatttcatTATTGTTATCAAAATTCCTCTATATTAATGGTAATTGAGTTTGTTTCTGAAAATGTCGTTGAGTCATTAATGGTAATTGAGTTTGTTTCTGAAAATGTCGTTGAGTCATTAATTGCACAACCATCATCATACTTCccatattaaatttatacaaatacaaaaaagattaattacatgtatttttacacatatataattgtgtcaaacataaaataagaaatcaaatacaaaataatcaaTCCAAATCGTCGGACCGACTGCGTCTCGCCATGACCTCCCTCTGGAGTTGCTGGAAAAACTGCCGCTGCAATTCTGGCATGACactcacatccatcatcataatgcgctgatcTGATTCCTTCTTCGTGAGCTCCACTTTCTCAGCCTCCAACCACAGCCGTTCGTCCTCTTGACGTAATTTTCTGTCCTCCGTCTCCTTGTCATACGCCATCTTCTCGGCTTTAAGACGaaaaaactctttctcctgagcgCGTGACTCCTCCAACAGAGTATATTTCATCTTCCTGAGTTGGAAGTTCTCCTCTGCATGCTGGCCTTGggcctttcgttttcctttctcagctttccttCCAATTGGTCGGTCAGGCTCCATAACTTCATTCTCCATCACATGGTCCGCCTCGAGATCAAAAATTCCATCAACTGTAGCTTCAGAACATCGAGTTGGGGTCGGGGATGGGGACATCGTCTTCCTCCGCTTTGGATCCTCCTTTGTCGCgcgccaaatccacttaggttggtccttcaacaGCTGCCAACAATGCTCGAACTGGAATGAGCATTTCTCTAGCGATTGGTACATAACCTTCGCTTTGTCAAACttgtaagagaaaaagaaacaaatgttAAATCAATACTTATGAACAAAAATTGTTTGAGTAAAGGACATTGGGATTTGATAATGTTACCTTATCTTGCtcggtcatgccactttgatttaacccttcaacttgggctagtttcgcacaaaatttgtttgtggCCTTTTGGATCACTGACCACCGGTGAATTAAAGACTTTATCGTCCGctcatttgtggtttctttaaattgatgaaagtactcaaatattttttcccaAAGCTGTGAGTGTTTTTGATCTGTTCCCTGGACggcatcaaggctacaatttagccatgcggagacaagtaacttgtcttccTCGGGGGTGAAGTTCGCACCCCTCACTGATTTCCTAACACCGATAGGGTCGTTAGGGAGTTAAGGTGGAGAGTCATCGAGGGTCACTGGAGATGCTCCACATTGCCCACCATAAGTGGGCtcgagttgaggatcttgactTAGGAGGTTTGTGAAGTACATATGTCCAGAGTCTTGTGAATCCATTGCTAAAAACGCATTGAAAATGTTAGAAACTAGTTTCGGAAAGTTTGGGGTGTTAGTCCGGGTGGATGGCTCAGAAACCGTTTGGTATGATCTTGGAAAGTTGGCAACCCATTGATGGCCAAAACAACCGGTTCCCAATACTTATTGGCCGTCCTGATTACCTAGCCATCGGGGAAATGACCATTAAATTTCCCATATCCCCACAACcggttgtcatcatcacagcctTGTGGTTTAATTTACACAtaatataactcaattaatCAATAATACCAAAcaacatgcaaaacaaaataatcctaaatacgagcatccccatccggttcTACATCcatatcaaatatataaataattaaaaaggctcagaatggtgtaaatattgacaCCATGTGTAAGCAAGGAGCCCAACATTCGaattagggctgagcagaaatccgaaaatccgactccggctccgactccgctccgactccgacaagtcggagttggagtcggagtttttcccccctggaagtcggagtcggagtcggagtcggaggtggagctgtaccgactccgctccgatccgactccgactccgatacaccaactccgactccgataaatcatccgactccgactccgactccgactccgacttccaatccgactccgacttccactccgacttccaatccgaatccgactccgactgctactccgactccgactccgatattgtgcatattttataaaaatatgtgttatcaatatattaacatctaataaataataatgtataaacattataatgaataatataagttaataaagttagtataagttaatttacattactaatttactataagttactataagttaatatagttattagttacactataagttactaattactataccttatatagttaatttacattactaatttactataactCTATAAGttattggttatgtatttttaattttggtataagttaactataagttactataagttactatataagttactatagcttattttatattttacattactagtttactataagtcaatatataatatatagttatattatatataatatatagttatatatatactatatatattaagggcttatatagtatatagttactatactatgtattttttatgcattactcatatatatttatatgttttatataactataccttatatagttaattgacattactaatttactataagttactatataagttactatagcttattttatattttataatttacattactagtttactataagttaatatataatatatagttatattatatataattatagattatatatatactattactatatatattaagggcttatataatatatagttactatactatttattttttatacattaatcatatatatttacatataatatataactataccttatatagttaatttacattactaattatatataagttactatataagttactatataagttactatatatactatatataatatatatactataatatatatagttatacttatatactataatatatatagttatatattaacttattatatagttaatttacattactaattatatataagttactatataagttactatatatactatatataatatatatactataatatatatagttatatattaacttactaattaactatacttatataatatatatatatagttatacttatatactataatatatatagttatatattaacttactaattaactatacttatataatatatatatatagttatattatatataatagtatagttatattagttaatatatatagtattaaatcaaaattattatttgatttagagttaaaaaaaaaaacaaaacaaaaaaaaaataaaaacaaaagtggCCGAAAAGACCAAAAGGTCTGAAGACTAAAGTATTAAGAAGTTAAGAGTCTTAAGACCGGTTTTtagagttttttaaaaaaaaaaaaaaaaaaaaaaaaaaaaaaaaaaaaaaaaaaaaaaaaaacccaaaagggGCCAAAAATACCAAAAGCCCCCTCCCCCCATACGGAAATAAAGTAACTTACTTAGGGTTTATactccaacacccaagtcctgAAGTCCAGAAAGTTTGAAACGGCGCCCAAGCTCTCAGCCTTCAACAACCCCAGCAGCTGCAGACTCCCTCAGCCCCAGCCTTCGACGCCCTCAACCACCAAGAAACCGTGCAGCTCCAGCCTCCGACGGCTTCTCCggtatctcttctctctctctctctctctctctctctctctctctctctctctctctagtattTTATTCATGGATATAGGTTTTATTCATGGATAttggttgatttattttttatttctcttttaaatgctatgggtttggttgttgattgttgatttgttgcttggttgttgatttttgatttcactctctcttttatttGCTATCGTGAGGCCGGCTAATACATGCTTTGGATTCCTTTCGGCtaaaaaaatcaagataaaggattaattaataattagtaaaaaaatcatgaatatatagaataatattaagGGATTAAAGCTCAATTTCTTAAGCTTTTTAACCAAATTAGTTCGGCCATGTCGAATGATTTTGAACAGATTCCTCAGCCATGCCGAATGATTATTTTTGTAGGTAACTGGGAAAATATGATCCTAGAAAGATTGGATCTCAAATGTCTTCGATAGGTTTTATAATTCCAAACTGGGCTGAGGATAAAATCTTGGGGCAGGCCCATATTAATGCTATTTCCTTTCCAATTAGTCCATTGTCGAGATTTGGTCTCCCGTCGATCCAAATCTTGGGGCAGGCCCATATTAATGATAGGTAagaattgtattttaattcttattaattagcttaaaatatcaaataattatgtgGCAATAACCACCTGTCAgcttaaaaaaaagagtaaaaggtaaagtaaaaaaataaaataaaaaagtaaaacaacCTACACCGTCTAACCACCTGTGGCATATTTTGGTTGATTTACTTGAGTAATCTTTACATTAGTTCATGaatgtattttgtttatgtttatcttattttgttgtGTTCTACAGTTCTAGTTATTAAATCATGGATATGGAAGGCACAAACATTCCTACATCCACAGGTGCATCTTGTCCTGGCATTCCACCCCCAGAACAACCGATTGATATTCCCATTACTTgcatcttatttcaattttgctttatttatttttataaatttatatggtatcttatttctttactaattttgttcttttttttcaggcacaagttgaaaaatgacattttttggacctttggttatgtatttttaattttatgttgtaattttggacctttggttatgtatttttaattttatgttgtaattttggacctttggttatgtatttttaattttaggttttaattttggttatgtatttttaattttatgttttaattttggacctttggttatgtatttgtaattttaagtttaattttggctatgtatttttaattttaggttgtaattttggacctttggttatttatttttaattttaggttttaattttggttatgtatttttaattttggttatgtatttttaattttaggttgtaattttagttatgtaattttaatgtgtgtatttagttttaatttagtttttaattttggttgcacatttgaatttagttttattttctaatgtaataattttggttagataaattagaaatctcaaattatatttttttaaaaaattgatatagaagcccAAATCCGATTTGAGTtgcaaattataaaattgaatgttaattgggtcaaagaaaaaagtctaaaaaaaaacccaataaaaaagcccaacaaaaagcccaactccgactccgctccgactccgctccgacatgTCGGAGTTagagtcggagcggagtggggtgtaagcggagtcggagtcggaggtcggattcggcctccgacaaagtcggagtcggagtcggagtcggaggaggccaaatccgactccgattgaatcggtgctcagccctaattCGAATGGCTGCAAAATCTCACCCGAACCccgattgccttttgtggagagtaccacaaactgcaatatggtAATTCGGGTGAGAATTACCCCGCCATATCGATGGGGCCCCATACACACTTCTGACATAACCCGCACTATAACACCATCATCACAGCCTAATATAAACCCTCTCCCCTGATAGATACGCAACACTGCAAATGACCCAACACCAAATATCAAAATGagcaaactattttatttcaagGACAGATCCAGTATATCCATCATAATTCAAGCATAAAGTTATTAGCATGTTGGGCTATTAATACCTTCCATAATATAGAGTTATGTGGAGAGAAATTTCACTCTCtaattatattacaaaataggAGTCCGAAAGCCCAAAAAATGTATTTTCCAAACACAAGGAAATAATaacaaacaagagcaagagacTAAAATAAAGGGGCCGAATACAGCATGTTAAAGGACCAAGAGCAACATTTAAATAGCAGCATGTTATTGGAGCACCAATAAAAATCCATCAATTCATCATGATTTTAAATTGCATAATGAAAACAGAATTTAGAAGAGAGATCACAACATTCAGGGGCAAATTCAACATTGGATATGAAAGACCAAGAAACAGCAGCCCAAGAAGCATGCTTTGAAGGAAAAAGATATGGAAAAAAATGTAGATCCCAAGTTCTCTCAAGCAAAGATGTTCACAGCAACTGAAAACCAAACTTGGATCACCAAAGAttcaaaatcataaatttattcTGGCCCACCAAACAATACATGTGAGCTAGATAATCATCACATTTCCTCTATATACATTTTCGCAGCAACCAAACAATAGCCAAAGGAAAATATGACAGAAACATCATGGAGGATTTTCCCAGCAACCAAACAATCACAGAAGGAAAAACAGGGCAGCAAGAAAGGGGTGAAATTCGCACCAACCAAACAGGGGCACCCTTCATCAAAACGTCCAGCCAAACCTCATCTCATTTCCCAGCAACCAAACGggttactaaagaaaaaatgcaACCAAACCGCAGCAaattttcacagcaaccaaacggGAAGCTCAGGAGAAAATCAGAGGAAACCATCGTATaattttcacagcaaccaaacggGTTGCTCAGGAAGAAATCAAAGGAAACCATCGGCAaattttcacagcaaccaaacggGTTGCTCAGGGCAAAATCACAAGGAAACCATCGTATaattttcacagcaaccaaacggGTTGCTCAGGAAGAAATTTCAGGAAACCATCGTATAATTTTCACAGCAACCCGAAGAAATCAAAGGAAACCATCGTCTATTTTCACATCTACCACACGGGTAACTCAGGAAAAAACGAAATCAACACTTCATCCATAAATTTTCACATCAACCAAACGGATAACCCAGGGAAATAGCCACAAGAAAACCCTATCAGTTTTCACAACGATCTTCATTTCGCACAAAGCATTTCCACTTTCATCATCAAGAAACACGCAAGAAATTAAACCGGAAAATGAGAAGCAAGTTGTACCGATTTCCTAGCAGGAGAGGCGAAATCGGGAGCACCAACCGTCAGGAGGGATGAACGCGGGACAGGATGGGGAAATGGGATTTGGGGATGTACAGTAGGTCCCCAAAGATGGGGATTTCCTGTACATCCCTAAAATTAGAAACCCATTTTAGGGAACCGGATGGAGGGAGGGTTTTAGAGAAAACCCTAAAACTTTCAACAAATAATAGGGAAACGGGGGGGATGGGGAACCGAATGGGGATGCTCTAAGGAGTGAAGACTTAGGTACCTTTCCCCTTATGTAGAATtgtttgatgttttctttttattttgtcgAAGGACTATAAATTTTATGTCGAGGACTAGGAGACTGGTAGCTTATGGATATGTTACGTGGTGGCTATAATCTTAAATTTTCTAGTACTGTTAGAATTAATTGATTGccctttttattttggaaaaatatagttgcaagcataattgtgcactaatctgtgcaccaatatgattTGAttgtcaaaaagtagattttattaaaaataatgttaatttaaattttaattatgaatgaatcagtattgatacacagattaatacgcgactgtgcttatatatagcaaaactcttttatttttacgcTGAGAATTAACTGTACATATTTATTAAGCATGCGAGCACACACTTGTTTTCACATTATGCGAGGGGTGTTTGACCCAAGCGGCCAGCATTCTGGCATCGCGACTCCCGCCAGAACCCAAGTGGGGGTCAAGGGGGCCACAATTTCCGTCGTCCCAAATATAACTACTTCAAACTAGTCATGCAAACCGAGAATCACATATGCCAACCCCCAGACTATCCCATGGAAATTAAGTGACCATATCCTCTCGAAAGGCTTACCAAGCGGGTTCGAATTAAAAGGCTAATAATAACTTCACCCTAATTTCCAATTAATTAACTTAAAGCTCCCATAAAATAAGAACTTTAATTACATAAACAGCAAAATAGATCTCACCAAAATTTGAGATGTTACAAATGAAGACATTCCAAATAGTAGGGAGTCACGATGAAGCTAGTAAAGTTCGGTGTCAAGAGTGGAGGTAGGGCTGTAAACCGATGCGTCGGCGTCGGTTTCGGCGCCAAACCGAAACCCCACCGACATGGGAGAGGGGCTCTTTCAACCGGCCGAAACCGATCGACTGGGGAAGAGAAAACCGATGCCATCGGTCTCGACTGCGTCGGCGCGGTCTTCGGTTTGCCGTCGGCGTGTCTATGACGAAGGAGGGAAGCGGCGCCGTCGTCTGCCATGAAAGTTCTCGGAGGAAGGTTGCAGAAAACCTAGGGAGGAAGAAGGAGacgggaggaagaagaaggggtTGGGAcgattttaatctcattttggAACGGcgcctttatatttttttgtgtttcctgggtctaaaacgacgccgtttcaatttttcataagtgaaacggcgtcgtttctataagtaataaaggaaaaaatatatataagaaccggtcggccggttcagcggtttttAGCATAGGAGTGGTTTTTAGCACAGGAGAACCGAAACCGAACCGGCCGACGTCggtttctatatatttatctcgaACGCCGACCGGTTCTTCGCCGGTTTCAGCCGGTTCCGGCGTCCGGCGGCCGGTTTCCTTCGGTGGAGGTCGGTTCCTCGGTTTGGTGTACAGCCCTAAGTGGAGGAGTGGAGGTTGTGCTTAAAGTAGAGGAGATAGGGAAGCGATTCGCTGGAAGCTCGGTGGATCGTCAAAGGCATCAGTAGCGAGGATGATAGAGAACGCAGCTCTTACTCTCAGTTTTTCCAGAAGGACCTGGTCATTCTCTCTGCTATAAATAGGAAAAACTAGTAACAAACGGGCTACTGGCCGAAGTGGCGTCCCAAATGCTTCGGAAATtataggaaaaagaagagacgAAATCTGCAATCCTgacaaaacagagaaacagTCTTTTGTTGTCCGATCTGGTTTTCGTAGATTTCCTTCAGGCCTGCAGATATAATACCTTGACCACACAGAAATTAATAGGAAAACAGATATGGGGATATATTATCCAGATTTCTCAAGAGGCAAGTTTCCTTgggttgaaatttcttgtttatttatagAGGCAAGCTTTTGCAGATTATTTCATGTTTTAACATGCAATAAA
This sequence is a window from Carya illinoinensis cultivar Pawnee chromosome 9, C.illinoinensisPawnee_v1, whole genome shotgun sequence. Protein-coding genes within it:
- the LOC122277015 gene encoding uncharacterized protein LOC122277015, with the protein product MTEQDKFDKAKVMYQSLEKCSFQFEHCWQLLKDQPKWIWRATKEDPKRRKTMSPSPTPTRCSEATVDGIFDLEADHVMENEVMEPDRPIGRKAEKGKRKAQGQHAEENFQLRKMKYTLLEESRAQEKEFFRLKAEKMAYDKETEDRKLRQEDERLWLEAEKVELTKKESDQRIMMMDVSVMPELQRQFFQQLQREVMARRSRSDDLD